Proteins from one Mesotoga infera genomic window:
- a CDS encoding ABC transporter ATP-binding protein: MSRQNRESERSPQNRGGGPMGPGMMRGGEKAKDFRGTIRKLVQYLRKYQILILIVFCFAAAGAVFSIIGPKILGTVTTEVFEGIMAKITGTGEGINFDSIARTMLILLGLYVLSALFIYIQGWIMSGISAKITYKFRQEISRKINRLPLKYFDKTSQGDVLSRVTNDVDTISRTLNQSLSQIITSITTVIGVTIMMFSISWQLTLIALLILPVSMGLIAFVVRISQRYFAKQQEYLGKVNGHIEEMYGGHVVVKAFNGEAKSIETFDRLNGELYDSAWKSQFLSGMMMPIMTFVGNLGYVLITIMGGWFAVRKMITVGDIQAFIQYVRSFTQPIAQIANIMNIFQQTAAAAERVFEFLEEEEEITETNNPVKGVEHHGHVEFKNVRFGYDPEKIIIKDFSCEVDEGHNIAIVGPTGAGKTTIVKLLMRFYDVNSGEILLDGHNIKEYTRHDLRENFGMVLQDTWLYNASIRDNIRYGRLDATDEEILAAAKAAHVDSFIHTLPDGYDLVLNEEQTNISQGQKQLITIARAILADPKVLILDEATSSVDTRTEALIQLAMKNLMKDRTSFVIAHRLSTIRDADLILVMNEGDIVEQGTHKELLARGGFYAELYTSQFEKDFVEAV, translated from the coding sequence ATGAGCAGGCAGAACAGAGAAAGCGAAAGAAGTCCTCAAAATCGCGGTGGCGGCCCGATGGGCCCGGGCATGATGCGCGGAGGCGAGAAGGCCAAAGATTTCAGAGGAACCATAAGGAAACTTGTCCAATACCTGAGGAAATATCAGATCCTGATACTCATAGTATTCTGTTTCGCGGCTGCCGGTGCCGTGTTTTCAATCATCGGGCCGAAGATACTTGGGACTGTGACGACAGAAGTCTTCGAAGGTATCATGGCCAAAATCACCGGGACCGGCGAAGGCATAAACTTCGACTCCATTGCCAGGACTATGTTGATCCTCCTCGGACTGTATGTACTCAGCGCGCTGTTCATATATATTCAGGGCTGGATCATGTCCGGCATATCGGCGAAGATCACGTATAAGTTCAGACAGGAAATTTCCAGGAAGATAAATAGGCTCCCGCTCAAATACTTCGACAAGACCTCCCAGGGAGACGTCCTGTCGAGGGTAACCAACGACGTCGATACCATAAGCAGAACGCTAAACCAGAGTCTTAGCCAGATTATAACGTCTATCACGACCGTAATCGGTGTCACCATAATGATGTTCTCGATAAGCTGGCAGCTCACACTGATAGCCCTCCTCATACTACCTGTCTCCATGGGACTCATCGCCTTTGTGGTTAGGATATCCCAGAGATACTTCGCAAAGCAGCAAGAGTATCTCGGGAAGGTTAACGGCCATATAGAGGAGATGTACGGGGGCCACGTCGTCGTAAAGGCCTTCAACGGAGAGGCCAAAAGCATAGAGACCTTCGACAGGCTCAACGGCGAACTGTACGACTCCGCCTGGAAATCCCAGTTTCTCTCAGGCATGATGATGCCCATCATGACCTTCGTAGGCAACTTGGGATATGTCCTCATAACCATAATGGGCGGCTGGTTCGCCGTCAGAAAGATGATAACAGTCGGCGATATCCAGGCCTTCATCCAGTATGTGAGATCTTTCACTCAGCCTATCGCCCAGATCGCGAACATCATGAATATATTCCAGCAGACGGCCGCGGCTGCGGAAAGGGTGTTTGAGTTCCTGGAAGAGGAAGAAGAGATCACCGAGACCAACAATCCTGTAAAAGGAGTCGAGCATCATGGCCACGTCGAGTTCAAGAACGTCAGATTCGGCTACGACCCGGAGAAGATAATAATAAAAGACTTCTCCTGCGAAGTAGACGAAGGACACAACATAGCCATCGTGGGGCCTACCGGAGCGGGAAAGACAACCATCGTCAAACTCCTCATGCGCTTCTACGATGTCAACTCAGGAGAGATACTCCTTGACGGCCACAATATAAAGGAATACACCCGGCACGACCTGAGAGAAAACTTCGGCATGGTGCTTCAAGACACCTGGCTGTACAACGCCAGCATCCGTGACAACATCAGATACGGAAGGCTCGACGCCACGGATGAAGAAATTCTCGCAGCGGCTAAGGCTGCTCACGTTGACTCGTTCATCCACACCCTCCCGGATGGGTATGATTTGGTGCTGAACGAAGAGCAAACCAACATCTCCCAGGGGCAGAAGCAGCTCATAACGATCGCCCGGGCAATCCTGGCAGACCCGAAGGTCCTCATACTCGACGAAGCCACCAGTTCGGTCGATACAAGAACGGAGGCCCTCATACAACTGGCCATGAAAAACCTGATGAAAGACAGGACAAGCTTCGTAATAGCCCACAGGCTTTCGACCATAAGGGACGCTGATCTAATACTGGTTATGAACGAAGGCGACATAGTAGAACAGGGAACCCACAAAGAACTCCTAGCGCGTGGCGGCTTCTACGCAGAACTCTACACAAGCCAGTTTGAAAAAGATTTCGTGGAGGCGGTATAA
- a CDS encoding ABC transporter ATP-binding protein, which yields MFKLIRYLKPYTVFIIVAVALLFVQAMSELALPDYMSNIVNVGIQQGGIEDAIPEAISKETFDNVSLFMSGEDRQQILEHYVLVNKSTADYEKNLKKYPALESKEVYILKSDDIQSRDSLNLILGKALMAYSGVKSAMAGENGNFTAPSGFTIPEGANVFLLMRLMPEAQRLEMLNQVDTMVQVMGENIVNQSAALAVKEIYEELGMNTQKLQSGYVLRTGFTMVLVTLLSALCTIMVALIASKIAAASARALRRDVFEKVENFSNSEFARFSTASLITRTTNDITQIQLVVVLIIRMVFYAPIIGVGGIIRALEKSTSMSWVIALAVIILLGMVGIVFAIALPKFKKIQKLIDRLNLVTREHLSGLMVVRAFNTQKFEEERFDTANRDVTKTELFVNRVMVVLMPAIMFVMNGTMLLIVWVGAHQIEASTMQVGDMMAYIQYAMLIIFAFLMLTMMFIMIPRASVSAARVSEILEVDPQIKDPKNPKKFGKNFKGIVQFKNVCYRFPGAEKNILNNISFTALPGQTTAIIGSTGSGKSTLLNMIPRFYDVCGGQVLVDGIDIREVSQHDLREKIGYVPQKGILFSGTIESNLKYADETASEEEVERAAKIAQALEFITTKEGGYNSPISQGGTNVSGGQKQRLSIARALLKKPKILLFDDSFSALDFKTDAALRRKLKEETGDCTMIIVGQRIATIKNADQILVLDEGNLVGIGKHHELMASCQTYREIALSQLSEAELA from the coding sequence ATGTTCAAGCTGATCAGGTACCTTAAACCCTACACTGTGTTCATCATAGTCGCGGTAGCGCTGCTCTTCGTCCAGGCCATGTCCGAGCTTGCCCTCCCAGACTATATGTCGAATATCGTAAACGTCGGTATTCAGCAGGGCGGTATCGAAGACGCCATACCCGAGGCTATAAGTAAAGAAACGTTCGATAATGTGTCGCTTTTCATGAGCGGAGAAGACAGGCAACAAATTCTGGAACACTACGTTCTGGTCAACAAAAGCACGGCCGATTACGAAAAGAACCTGAAGAAGTATCCGGCACTTGAGAGTAAAGAAGTCTATATTCTGAAGTCCGACGACATTCAAAGTCGCGACTCACTCAATCTGATTCTTGGCAAAGCGCTTATGGCCTATTCCGGAGTCAAGAGCGCCATGGCCGGGGAAAACGGGAACTTCACCGCTCCCAGCGGTTTCACCATACCGGAAGGAGCGAACGTCTTCCTGCTGATGCGCCTGATGCCTGAAGCACAGAGGCTGGAAATGCTCAATCAGGTCGATACCATGGTCCAAGTCATGGGCGAAAACATAGTCAACCAATCGGCCGCCCTCGCCGTGAAGGAGATCTACGAAGAGCTTGGTATGAACACCCAAAAGCTGCAGAGCGGTTACGTCCTCCGTACAGGTTTTACAATGGTTCTCGTAACCCTGCTGAGCGCACTGTGCACTATAATGGTCGCCTTGATCGCATCGAAGATAGCGGCCGCCTCGGCCAGAGCCCTGAGGAGAGACGTCTTCGAAAAGGTCGAGAATTTCTCGAACTCAGAATTCGCAAGGTTTTCTACAGCCTCGCTCATAACCAGAACGACCAACGACATAACCCAGATACAGCTCGTGGTTGTTCTCATAATAAGAATGGTATTCTACGCGCCAATCATAGGTGTCGGCGGAATAATAAGGGCGCTTGAGAAGAGCACATCCATGTCTTGGGTCATCGCCCTCGCCGTTATTATATTGCTCGGCATGGTGGGTATCGTATTCGCCATAGCTCTGCCGAAATTCAAGAAGATACAAAAACTCATAGACAGACTGAACCTGGTCACAAGGGAACACCTGTCCGGTTTAATGGTCGTCAGGGCCTTCAATACCCAGAAATTCGAAGAAGAGAGATTCGACACTGCGAACAGGGACGTCACGAAGACCGAGCTCTTCGTCAACCGGGTAATGGTTGTGCTGATGCCTGCGATAATGTTCGTCATGAACGGAACCATGCTCCTCATCGTTTGGGTAGGAGCCCACCAGATAGAGGCTTCAACCATGCAGGTCGGAGATATGATGGCCTACATTCAGTACGCAATGTTGATCATCTTCGCCTTCCTCATGTTGACCATGATGTTTATAATGATCCCGAGAGCCTCCGTTTCGGCAGCCAGAGTCTCCGAAATACTTGAAGTCGATCCGCAGATAAAAGACCCAAAGAACCCAAAGAAGTTCGGAAAGAATTTCAAAGGAATCGTGCAGTTCAAGAATGTCTGCTACCGCTTTCCCGGAGCTGAAAAAAACATCCTGAACAACATAAGCTTCACGGCACTCCCGGGACAAACAACGGCAATCATCGGTTCCACAGGTTCGGGAAAATCGACACTATTGAACATGATACCGAGGTTCTACGATGTCTGCGGTGGTCAGGTCCTGGTTGACGGAATAGATATCCGGGAAGTGAGTCAGCACGATCTGAGAGAGAAGATAGGCTATGTTCCCCAGAAGGGCATCCTCTTCAGTGGAACGATAGAGTCGAACTTGAAATACGCCGACGAGACGGCTTCCGAGGAAGAAGTCGAGAGGGCTGCTAAAATTGCCCAGGCACTTGAGTTTATAACCACAAAAGAAGGAGGATACAACTCTCCTATCTCTCAGGGCGGAACAAACGTATCTGGTGGACAGAAACAGAGACTTTCCATAGCCAGAGCGCTTTTGAAGAAACCGAAAATACTTCTCTTTGATGACAGCTTTTCGGCTCTCGATTTCAAAACCGATGCAGCGCTGAGAAGAAAACTAAAAGAAGAAACGGGTGATTGCACAATGATAATAGTTGGCCAGAGAATAGCGACGATAAAGAACGCCGATCAGATACTCGTCCTTGACGAGGGCAATCTGGTTGGAATCGGCAAACACCACGAACTCATGGCAAGCTGTCAGACATACAGGGAAATCGCGCTGTCACAGCTCTCAGAGGCGGAATTAGCATGA
- a CDS encoding MarR family winged helix-turn-helix transcriptional regulator, whose product MEESSKIEEMLTLIKRIMSLIKQSFESDLKKLDVTQSQILVMRVLNHYGDMKVSDISRKLDLSNSTVSGIIDRLVEKKIVERKRSEKDRRIVMISLAEEYQQPVKRHLIAFAQKMRRALSTATEEDLDFILEGLEKLRTILEESHNPTERGQN is encoded by the coding sequence TTGGAAGAGAGTTCGAAAATAGAAGAAATGTTGACACTGATCAAGAGGATAATGTCGCTTATCAAGCAGAGTTTCGAAAGCGACCTTAAGAAATTGGATGTTACCCAGTCACAGATCCTTGTCATGAGAGTGCTGAATCACTATGGCGATATGAAGGTAAGCGATATAAGCAGGAAACTCGATCTCTCAAATAGCACGGTGTCAGGGATCATCGACAGACTCGTCGAAAAGAAGATAGTTGAAAGGAAGAGAAGCGAAAAAGACAGGCGAATCGTTATGATAAGCCTTGCGGAAGAGTATCAACAACCCGTCAAGAGACACCTCATTGCCTTTGCCCAGAAGATGAGAAGGGCACTGTCGACCGCCACTGAAGAAGATCTTGACTTCATTCTGGAAGGGCTTGAAAAGCTTAGAACAATACTTGAAGAATCGCACAATCCAACAGAAAGAGGACAAAACTGA
- a CDS encoding ABC transporter substrate-binding protein, with protein MKKLLVFVVIALLLVSSTLVATTLENIVKKGKIVVATDMTAVPMQYRDPTGKPTGFTVELMELAAKEMGVQIEWQDMAWESLIPSLLSGKVDMIAANMSMTLTRMKSIRFSDPYFLTGIVAIARKDSPLVSWKDLAAPSVKMGATMGSVHADFIEQTWGKKASLYDNLAEWMTDLKLGRIDSVMDDEMICIELVNKNPDLKILEGYVRPDTYGLAFRQDQDSDSLVNWFNWFIKWEKLTGEYGKIYEKYVGKEWVPSFVVD; from the coding sequence ATGAAGAAGTTGCTTGTTTTTGTAGTTATTGCGTTATTGCTCGTGAGTTCCACGCTGGTAGCCACGACGCTGGAGAACATTGTGAAGAAGGGAAAAATCGTTGTGGCAACCGATATGACAGCAGTTCCTATGCAGTACAGAGATCCCACCGGAAAGCCTACCGGATTCACTGTTGAATTGATGGAACTGGCCGCCAAGGAAATGGGAGTCCAGATCGAATGGCAGGATATGGCTTGGGAAAGCCTTATTCCATCGCTCCTCTCGGGAAAAGTCGATATGATCGCCGCGAATATGTCGATGACCCTCACCAGAATGAAGTCGATCCGTTTTTCCGATCCGTACTTTTTGACCGGAATAGTGGCAATCGCAAGGAAGGACTCTCCGCTGGTCAGCTGGAAGGATCTCGCGGCTCCCAGTGTTAAGATGGGCGCGACCATGGGGTCGGTCCACGCCGATTTCATCGAACAGACCTGGGGAAAGAAGGCCTCTCTGTACGATAACCTGGCCGAGTGGATGACCGATCTCAAGCTTGGCAGAATCGATTCGGTCATGGACGATGAGATGATCTGTATCGAACTTGTGAACAAGAATCCCGATTTGAAGATTCTAGAAGGTTATGTCAGACCCGATACTTATGGACTGGCATTCAGACAGGACCAGGATTCCGACTCGCTAGTTAACTGGTTCAACTGGTTCATCAAGTGGGAAAAGCTGACAGGTGAGTACGGAAAGATCTATGAAAAGTATGTCGGCAAGGAATGGGTTCCGTCGTTCGTAGTTGACTGA
- a CDS encoding IclR family transcriptional regulator — MTEHFKAFKKVDEIFELFFEKGKWRFSDIVARLGYPKATVHNILAAMTNLDYLARDGNNYMLGNRILQLSGLMRRNMEFREIALPHLEELRNRINETIHLTSLYRDQVIYIECLHPTHALRPHSTVGVTASLYCTGVGKALLAFQTDSYINGYLERVKLVKRTPNTITDPELLKKEIDTIRCNGYAYDRIEQEESIKCIAAPILDNHGVARYAVSIAGPADRMTDEAIEAYKEPFLKTMKILNDLYRDFAN; from the coding sequence ATGACGGAACATTTCAAGGCGTTCAAAAAGGTCGATGAGATATTCGAACTATTTTTCGAGAAAGGCAAATGGCGGTTCAGCGATATAGTTGCCAGGCTTGGCTATCCCAAGGCAACCGTTCACAATATACTGGCCGCGATGACGAATCTGGACTACCTCGCCCGGGACGGTAACAATTATATGCTCGGCAACAGAATACTGCAGCTCAGCGGTCTTATGAGAAGAAACATGGAATTCAGGGAGATCGCGCTTCCTCATCTTGAGGAGCTGAGGAACAGGATAAACGAAACGATCCACCTCACATCGCTTTACAGAGATCAGGTGATATATATCGAATGTCTCCATCCAACCCACGCTTTGAGGCCTCATTCGACCGTCGGTGTGACCGCCTCGCTTTACTGCACCGGAGTTGGAAAAGCCCTGCTGGCTTTCCAGACCGACTCATACATAAACGGCTATCTGGAAAGGGTCAAGCTGGTGAAGAGGACGCCGAACACAATCACGGACCCGGAGCTTTTGAAGAAAGAGATCGATACGATACGCTGCAACGGTTACGCCTACGATAGGATCGAGCAGGAGGAGAGCATAAAATGCATCGCCGCTCCCATACTGGATAACCACGGAGTGGCCAGGTATGCCGTGAGTATAGCCGGTCCGGCTGACAGAATGACCGATGAAGCTATCGAAGCCTACAAGGAACCCTTCTTGAAAACTATGAAGATTCTCAACGATCTTTATAGAGACTTCGCCAACTGA
- a CDS encoding amino acid ABC transporter permease, which produces MQDISLIQQVYRLGIAFLSNLAFLPFVLAIGIVLGIVIAFVRFHRIPVLSQVLAVLVEIVRGSPFLIIVYAIYFALPYVGIELGAFQTGIVVLSITATAYLSEVFRSGLVAMDKGQFEAAEALGMSYFQKVTLIILPQIIKTTMPSIVGQIVMTIKDTSIVSLVGMVEIVRTSRQIMQLTLNPFIAFSIVSAFFILVCYPLIIVSKKLEGGNNR; this is translated from the coding sequence ATGCAGGATATATCGCTCATACAGCAGGTTTATAGGCTAGGCATAGCCTTTTTGAGTAACCTGGCCTTTCTGCCCTTCGTTCTCGCCATAGGAATAGTGCTGGGAATAGTGATAGCCTTTGTGAGGTTTCACAGAATACCCGTATTATCGCAAGTCCTGGCCGTACTGGTCGAGATAGTCAGAGGCTCTCCCTTCCTGATAATCGTTTACGCCATTTACTTCGCACTGCCATATGTCGGAATCGAACTGGGAGCCTTCCAAACAGGAATCGTGGTTCTTTCTATAACGGCGACCGCTTACCTCTCCGAGGTTTTCAGAAGCGGCCTTGTAGCTATGGACAAAGGGCAGTTCGAAGCTGCCGAAGCGCTAGGCATGAGCTACTTTCAGAAAGTGACTCTCATAATACTGCCGCAGATAATCAAGACGACGATGCCCTCGATTGTCGGTCAGATAGTTATGACGATAAAGGACACGTCTATCGTCTCGCTGGTAGGGATGGTGGAGATAGTCAGGACGTCCCGTCAGATCATGCAGCTCACGTTGAATCCGTTCATAGCTTTCTCTATCGTATCGGCTTTCTTCATACTCGTATGCTATCCGTTGATAATCGTTTCGAAAAAACTCGAGGGAGGTAATAACAGATGA
- a CDS encoding amino acid ABC transporter ATP-binding protein: MERVVRIRGLHKSFGKLHVLKNIDLDVYESDVLVLCGPSGAGKSTLLRCINMLEHYHEGTIEVLGKDIKSSRANLSYVRKNSGMVFQHFNLFPHISVMDNVALAPIHVKKMPKDQAYEKAKSLLDQVGLSAKYDAYPGQLSGGQKQRVAIARALAMDPKLMLFDEPTSALDPEMIKEVLDVMIKLALGGMTMIIVSHEMGFAREVANKVGFLDDGKIIELTPKNEFFTNPRSERTKEFLSKIL, encoded by the coding sequence ATGGAACGTGTTGTAAGGATAAGAGGCTTACATAAATCATTCGGAAAACTCCATGTGCTGAAAAACATAGATCTCGATGTTTACGAAAGCGACGTGCTGGTTCTCTGCGGTCCGAGCGGTGCGGGCAAGAGTACGCTGCTCAGATGCATAAACATGCTCGAGCATTATCACGAGGGAACGATCGAGGTACTTGGAAAGGACATCAAATCCAGTCGCGCCAATCTCAGCTATGTCAGGAAGAACTCCGGCATGGTCTTTCAACACTTCAATCTCTTTCCTCACATTTCGGTGATGGACAACGTCGCTCTTGCACCTATACATGTCAAAAAGATGCCGAAAGATCAAGCTTACGAAAAGGCGAAGAGCTTACTTGACCAGGTAGGTCTTTCAGCTAAATACGATGCGTATCCGGGACAACTATCCGGCGGTCAAAAACAGAGAGTGGCGATCGCAAGAGCTCTCGCCATGGATCCAAAACTGATGCTTTTCGATGAACCCACTTCTGCTCTCGACCCGGAGATGATAAAGGAAGTTCTCGATGTCATGATAAAGCTGGCGCTCGGCGGCATGACTATGATAATAGTCAGCCACGAGATGGGCTTTGCAAGAGAAGTGGCCAACAAAGTAGGTTTTCTCGACGACGGAAAGATAATCGAACTGACACCGAAGAACGAGTTCTTCACAAACCCCAGGAGTGAAAGGACCAAAGAATTCCTGAGCAAGATACTGTAG
- a CDS encoding pyridoxal phosphate-dependent aminotransferase — protein MRYQLECSKLEFFRPDAFGFINKLKTQPSKYPMINLSIGAPNRPTPAWIIEAMKTHLDNPAYHTYPPQHGAPELCEAVAYWYGKRFGVEIDPKDNVLITVGIKEAIFNALHSLVNAGDVVMVPDPGYPTYFEAVLFTGGKLLTYNSDAEADEVLSEIEHKARLHGPKIVIVNYPSNPTGRIVGLDFYKSLSEIASRYDFAVMSDLAYSEIAFDGLTVHSYLQARPGLELGFEYFAFSKTYNMAGWRVGAIVGDKRLVDAVKLYKSKIDSNVFYPIQQAAVTALKETPDSFYRELSGMYQQRRDALVHGLSDIGLRFSPPQGAMYTWVETPEGVDPWFFTEKLYKEYGILVVPGTAYGLNGSHRVRMGLVQETSLMEEAARRLAEGGLLR, from the coding sequence ATGAGATACCAACTGGAGTGCTCAAAGCTTGAGTTCTTCAGGCCGGATGCTTTTGGTTTCATAAACAAGTTGAAAACACAGCCATCCAAATACCCCATGATCAACCTTTCTATCGGTGCTCCGAACAGACCCACGCCCGCCTGGATAATCGAGGCCATGAAGACGCATCTCGACAATCCGGCTTATCATACGTATCCGCCCCAACACGGCGCTCCCGAGCTCTGCGAAGCGGTGGCTTACTGGTATGGCAAACGCTTTGGAGTCGAGATAGACCCCAAAGACAACGTACTCATCACCGTGGGTATAAAGGAGGCCATATTCAACGCACTGCACTCGCTGGTCAATGCGGGAGACGTCGTCATGGTACCCGATCCCGGCTATCCGACCTACTTCGAGGCCGTTCTTTTCACCGGAGGCAAGTTGTTGACCTACAACAGCGATGCCGAGGCGGACGAGGTTCTGAGCGAGATCGAACACAAGGCCAGACTTCACGGGCCGAAGATCGTCATCGTGAACTACCCATCGAACCCAACGGGCAGAATCGTCGGCCTGGATTTCTATAAGAGTCTCTCGGAAATTGCCTCACGCTACGACTTCGCCGTGATGAGCGATCTGGCGTACTCGGAGATAGCCTTCGACGGATTGACGGTCCACAGTTATCTGCAAGCCCGTCCCGGCCTGGAACTGGGATTCGAATACTTCGCCTTTTCGAAGACCTACAACATGGCCGGCTGGAGGGTAGGCGCCATCGTCGGTGACAAGAGGCTGGTAGATGCGGTAAAACTTTATAAATCAAAAATCGACTCTAACGTCTTCTATCCGATACAACAAGCGGCCGTAACGGCTTTGAAAGAGACGCCCGATTCTTTTTACAGAGAACTGAGCGGTATGTATCAGCAAAGACGCGACGCACTCGTTCATGGACTGAGCGATATAGGTCTGAGATTCTCTCCACCGCAAGGTGCCATGTACACCTGGGTGGAAACCCCTGAAGGCGTAGATCCCTGGTTCTTCACCGAGAAATTATACAAAGAATACGGAATTCTAGTTGTGCCGGGAACGGCGTACGGGCTCAATGGGAGTCACAGGGTGAGAATGGGGCTGGTGCAGGAAACATCTCTCATGGAAGAGGCGGCCCGGAGGCTGGCAGAAGGAGGATTATTGCGATGA
- a CDS encoding amino acid ABC transporter permease: protein MRMISQYLPDFFEALFETLKVAALSGVFALIIGTVVGIISTMKSKLAIIPVGIYTGFIRSTPLLVQLYFVHYGLPITGIMLTSFQSAIIAFSLNSGAYISEIVRGGLTSMDKGQSEASRALGLSWFQTMRLIILPQVFKKILPPLISQFSYLIKDTSLAAVLVIPELTYTARKIAARTYMPFESFGIPMLMYFGIYLILALLSHLIGGKKEPARSARRWFGFGKVV, encoded by the coding sequence ATGAGAATGATATCACAGTATCTGCCGGATTTTTTCGAAGCGTTGTTTGAGACTCTCAAGGTAGCCGCACTCAGCGGCGTTTTTGCTTTGATAATCGGAACCGTCGTAGGAATAATATCGACGATGAAATCGAAGCTGGCAATTATCCCCGTAGGGATTTACACGGGTTTTATAAGATCCACCCCTTTGCTCGTTCAGCTCTATTTTGTGCATTACGGGCTTCCCATAACCGGTATCATGTTGACCTCGTTTCAGAGCGCGATCATAGCATTCTCTCTCAACAGCGGGGCGTACATATCCGAGATAGTGAGGGGTGGCCTGACTTCAATGGACAAAGGACAGTCTGAAGCTTCGAGGGCGCTGGGGCTTTCGTGGTTTCAAACCATGAGGTTGATAATCCTTCCCCAGGTGTTCAAGAAGATACTACCACCGTTGATAAGTCAATTCTCTTATCTCATAAAGGATACAAGTCTGGCCGCGGTCCTCGTGATACCGGAACTCACATACACGGCCAGGAAGATAGCGGCGAGAACTTATATGCCCTTCGAGTCTTTCGGGATACCGATGCTAATGTACTTCGGTATTTATCTTATACTAGCGCTCTTGAGCCATCTTATCGGCGGCAAGAAAGAACCAGCACGTAGCGCGAGGCGCTGGTTCGGCTTCGGGAAGGTGGTATGA